A single genomic interval of Spirosoma taeanense harbors:
- a CDS encoding glycosyltransferase family 39 protein, with protein MTIDQRSDFLSFLTRSRYIIFLILLLALGLRLYKSSVHGLYLDEKFTLVNTQGVSLEGANQHDVFFTPGKTYFTPREFWKPKPLKDYIRAIVQTDIGNSPAHYALLWAWIEVFGLSDLSIRMPSILFSTFIVGLVYLLVRRYLRSQPLALLCALLTAFEPFFIAYSHMARNYCMTIFMATLGTYLFLRILDRRAEDKQPVGLYIGYGLSFALATLGHYLAVTVFLCHGIYVLLYIRNFKTYVGLGLSFLGGMLGLIVPWFVFGGGKYTFQTLAYQAKLYGGLAQTNPLNNGFGIILPATLANVVKRSIPVWADLFLVSNGLSADTLAFRNLVIALGMGLIAVFLVHRFGRQRSVPTWVQVAVPVLLVAGFALYSVPSVRLVIAAALPLFFYLLYRAFGVYDSRPERRFLYLLLLLATVPTLFLIAIAFRNGHTYGITQRYSSFSFPYALILVGMIVQQVFRQPTYLRLTLGAVLLIQAYFIGDLLYRIYEDQAPKYTYYGRYRIENPYNTAAQRIKKLYAPGDTVLYPSARTAPRDEIENTFTKYSIIDAQYTNLYLPKDATYYQRMDTTQTDRIILIKGKTGERITIFDFEGTKYRY; from the coding sequence ATGACCATCGACCAACGTTCCGATTTTCTTTCGTTTTTAACTCGTTCCCGTTATATTATTTTCCTGATACTGCTGCTGGCGCTGGGCTTACGGCTTTATAAATCAAGTGTTCACGGGCTGTATCTGGACGAAAAATTCACCTTAGTCAACACGCAGGGCGTTTCGCTGGAAGGGGCCAACCAGCACGACGTTTTCTTTACGCCCGGCAAGACCTATTTTACGCCCAGGGAGTTCTGGAAACCCAAGCCGCTTAAGGATTACATCCGGGCCATTGTGCAGACGGACATCGGCAACAGTCCCGCCCACTACGCCTTGCTCTGGGCCTGGATCGAGGTATTTGGGCTGAGTGATCTTTCCATCCGGATGCCGTCCATCCTGTTCAGCACGTTCATTGTGGGACTGGTGTATCTGCTGGTCAGGCGCTACCTCCGCTCGCAGCCACTGGCCCTGCTATGCGCGCTGCTAACTGCTTTTGAACCCTTTTTCATTGCCTATAGCCACATGGCCCGCAACTACTGCATGACCATTTTTATGGCTACGCTGGGCACGTATCTGTTCCTGCGGATTCTGGATCGACGCGCCGAAGACAAACAACCCGTTGGCCTGTATATCGGCTACGGCTTATCGTTTGCGCTGGCAACGCTGGGGCACTATCTGGCCGTTACGGTCTTTCTCTGCCACGGTATCTACGTCCTGCTTTACATCCGCAATTTCAAAACATATGTCGGGCTGGGCCTTAGCTTTCTAGGTGGAATGCTGGGGCTGATTGTGCCCTGGTTCGTCTTCGGCGGGGGGAAATACACGTTCCAGACGCTGGCTTACCAGGCAAAACTGTACGGTGGACTGGCTCAGACAAATCCACTCAACAATGGATTCGGGATTATCCTGCCCGCGACGCTGGCGAATGTTGTTAAACGCTCCATTCCCGTCTGGGCCGATCTGTTTCTGGTTTCCAACGGGCTTTCGGCCGATACGCTGGCGTTTCGGAACCTGGTCATTGCCTTGGGCATGGGACTTATTGCCGTGTTTCTGGTTCATCGGTTCGGGCGGCAACGATCTGTACCCACCTGGGTGCAGGTGGCCGTACCGGTTTTACTGGTGGCCGGGTTTGCGCTTTACTCCGTGCCGTCGGTTCGGCTGGTAATAGCAGCCGCGCTGCCACTGTTTTTTTACCTGCTCTACCGGGCCTTTGGCGTATATGACAGCCGGCCCGAACGTCGGTTTCTGTATCTGCTGCTGCTGCTGGCCACCGTACCGACGCTGTTTCTGATCGCGATTGCCTTTCGCAATGGGCATACCTACGGCATCACGCAGCGGTACTCCAGCTTTTCCTTTCCCTACGCGCTGATTCTGGTGGGTATGATTGTCCAGCAGGTATTCCGGCAGCCTACCTATTTACGGCTAACCCTCGGCGCAGTGCTGTTGATTCAGGCGTATTTCATTGGTGATCTGCTCTACCGGATTTACGAAGATCAGGCCCCCAAATACACCTACTACGGACGCTACCGTATCGAGAATCCCTACAACACAGCTGCCCAGCGGATTAAGAAGCTGTACGCACCCGGCGACACGGTACTGTATCCATCAGCCCGGACGGCTCCGCGCGACGAGATTGAAAATACGTTTACCAAATATTCGATTATTGACGCGCAGTACACGAACTTGTACCTGCCTAAGGATGCGACCTATTACCAGCGCATGGACACGACGCAAACCGATCGGATTATCCTGATAAAAGGAAAAACCGGTGAACGGATTACGATTTTCGACTTTGAAGGGACCAAGTACCGTTATTGA
- a CDS encoding acyltransferase family protein gives MQANTTTPTTTRPALNHLQQLDGVRFLAVALVLFDHWMAGRIELPLGALGVTIFFVLSGFLITRILLSSKDKLKDKPGGGLGKYLKTFYIRRTLRIFPIYYLTLFVLYAVNEPPVRRTFGWLALYATNIYMAYYTTWMGTVDHLWSLAVEEQVYLFFPLLLFFVPRRWVPFTATLMIVGAVTMRYVLYRAHMPWFIGYVTMPACLDSFGLGAIMAYWWLYQRDRFGQVFQYSGWIWVSILLFVVVVIYTKVLPAIPDSTGLPGHHNIMSDVWERLTASLVGFFLIGRAVLGFGGPMKWLLEHPVSQYMGRISYGLYLYHNFVFNVYHTQPRHITLRIWRRITDVLPFLESTYFFQFSFFLALTILLATLSWYLIEKPINNLKDRFSY, from the coding sequence ATGCAAGCAAACACCACAACGCCTACCACCACCCGCCCGGCCCTGAACCATCTGCAACAACTGGATGGTGTCCGGTTCCTTGCCGTCGCGCTGGTTCTGTTCGATCACTGGATGGCCGGTCGGATCGAGCTGCCGCTGGGGGCGTTAGGCGTTACGATTTTTTTTGTGCTGAGTGGGTTCCTAATTACACGGATTCTCCTGTCGAGTAAGGATAAGCTGAAAGACAAGCCGGGCGGAGGTTTAGGTAAATACCTCAAGACGTTCTATATCCGTCGAACGCTCCGCATCTTTCCCATTTATTACCTGACGCTGTTCGTACTTTACGCCGTCAACGAGCCGCCCGTGCGCCGGACCTTCGGCTGGCTGGCCCTCTACGCGACCAATATTTACATGGCTTACTACACGACCTGGATGGGTACGGTAGATCACCTCTGGTCGCTGGCGGTCGAAGAGCAGGTGTATCTGTTTTTTCCCCTGCTGCTGTTCTTTGTGCCGCGTCGCTGGGTACCCTTCACCGCTACGTTGATGATCGTTGGCGCAGTAACCATGCGTTATGTGCTCTACCGCGCCCATATGCCCTGGTTCATTGGGTACGTGACCATGCCAGCCTGTCTGGATTCATTTGGCCTGGGCGCAATTATGGCCTACTGGTGGCTTTACCAGCGCGACCGCTTCGGACAGGTATTCCAGTATTCGGGCTGGATCTGGGTCAGCATACTTTTGTTTGTGGTGGTGGTCATTTACACTAAAGTTTTACCCGCCATTCCTGACAGTACGGGGCTGCCCGGTCACCACAATATTATGTCCGACGTTTGGGAACGGCTGACGGCTTCGCTTGTCGGATTTTTCCTAATCGGGCGGGCGGTGCTGGGGTTTGGCGGACCAATGAAGTGGCTGCTGGAGCATCCCGTCAGCCAGTACATGGGCCGCATCAGCTACGGGCTATACCTATACCACAACTTTGTGTTTAACGTATACCACACTCAGCCCCGGCATATTACGCTGCGAATCTGGCGACGAATTACCGACGTACTACCGTTTCTGGAAAGCACCTATTTCTTCCAGTTCTCCTTTTTTCTCGCCCTGACGATTCTGCTGGCAACGCTGTCGTGGTATCTGATTGAGAAGCCGATCAATAACCTGAAGGATCGTTTTTCGTACTGA
- the dinB gene encoding DNA polymerase IV, whose translation MPDPVRKIIHIDMDAFYASVEQRDNPALRGKPVAVGGSRERGVVAAASYEARTFGVRSAMASVTALRKCPELLFVKPRFEVYKAVSNQIRTIFAEYTPLVEPLSLDEAYLDVTQNLKGIASATQIASEIKAKIRQETGLTASAGVSYNKFLAKLASDYNKPDGLYVIRPEQGLAFVETLTVGQFHGIGRVTAARMNELGIFTGLDLRGQTEAFLRQYFGKAGQYYYQIARAVDDRLVNADRIRKSVGSETTFARDLTTDDELSVSLEPLIEDVWGYCDRTRIWGRTVTLKVKYADFRQITRSRTVLTPISNPAMLTKLALDLLGPLLPVSMGVRLLGVSLSNLGPVDAPEGRQLALTFG comes from the coding sequence ATGCCTGACCCGGTTCGAAAAATTATTCACATCGACATGGATGCGTTTTATGCGTCCGTTGAGCAGCGCGATAATCCGGCGCTGCGGGGCAAACCCGTAGCCGTGGGCGGATCGCGGGAGCGGGGTGTGGTGGCGGCTGCGAGTTATGAAGCCAGGACGTTTGGGGTGCGGTCGGCGATGGCATCGGTAACCGCACTGCGCAAATGCCCCGAGCTGCTGTTTGTGAAGCCCCGCTTTGAGGTGTATAAAGCCGTATCGAACCAGATACGAACCATATTTGCCGAATACACGCCATTGGTTGAGCCGCTCTCGCTCGATGAGGCTTACCTCGACGTTACGCAGAATCTGAAAGGCATCGCATCGGCCACGCAGATTGCCAGCGAGATTAAAGCAAAAATCAGGCAGGAAACGGGTCTTACGGCTTCAGCGGGCGTATCCTACAACAAGTTTCTGGCTAAGCTGGCATCGGATTACAACAAACCCGATGGTCTATACGTCATTCGGCCTGAGCAGGGGCTGGCGTTCGTTGAAACGCTGACGGTAGGTCAGTTTCACGGCATTGGGCGCGTAACGGCCGCCCGCATGAACGAACTGGGCATTTTTACAGGCCTTGACCTGCGCGGGCAGACAGAAGCGTTTCTGCGGCAGTACTTCGGCAAAGCCGGACAATATTACTATCAGATTGCCCGCGCCGTTGATGATCGTCTTGTCAACGCCGATCGGATTCGGAAATCGGTGGGCTCGGAGACAACTTTCGCCCGTGATCTGACGACTGATGATGAACTGAGCGTAAGTCTGGAGCCGCTTATTGAGGACGTATGGGGCTATTGCGACCGCACCCGCATATGGGGTCGGACCGTAACGCTGAAGGTGAAATACGCCGATTTCCGGCAGATTACCCGAAGCCGTACGGTTCTTACGCCGATTAGCAACCCGGCTATGTTAACGAAGCTGGCGCTGGATTTGCTGGGGCCGTTGCTGCCCGTCTCAATGGGTGTGCGGCTGCTGGGCGTTTCCCTCTCCAATCTGGGGCCGGTGGATGCGCCCGAAGGTCGGCAACTGGCGTTGACATTCGGATAA
- a CDS encoding EcsC family protein, whose protein sequence is MSPYETYIRTELMRWQESMQKPPSGFGRFSSTVQRRINRIIPKRVHQAITATIKQMTRLVLFGADYLNRPPTLDLSLSQCEATAVNRINFYRRASAAEGGVTGAGGLLLGLADFPILLGLKMKMLFEIAAIYGYSGRDYRERIYILYIFQLAFSSQERRQAVYRHLADWPEHSRQLPEDINQFDWQTFQQEYRDYIDLAKMAQLVPGIGAAVGLVVNYRLVGQLGRTAMNAYRMRWLAEQKRLS, encoded by the coding sequence ATGTCACCCTACGAAACCTATATCCGAACTGAGCTAATGCGCTGGCAGGAATCCATGCAGAAGCCACCTTCCGGGTTTGGTCGATTTTCTTCTACGGTGCAACGGCGGATCAACCGGATTATTCCGAAACGGGTTCATCAGGCGATCACGGCGACCATCAAACAGATGACCCGTCTGGTGCTGTTCGGGGCTGATTACCTCAACCGGCCCCCAACGCTTGATCTGTCGCTTTCGCAGTGCGAAGCAACCGCTGTAAACCGGATTAACTTCTATCGGCGGGCAAGCGCGGCCGAAGGGGGCGTTACGGGGGCAGGTGGTTTACTGCTGGGGCTGGCCGATTTCCCAATCCTGCTGGGGTTGAAGATGAAAATGCTCTTCGAGATTGCAGCTATCTACGGGTATTCGGGCCGCGATTATCGCGAACGGATTTATATACTGTATATCTTTCAACTGGCTTTTTCGAGCCAGGAACGGCGGCAGGCGGTTTACCGGCACCTGGCCGACTGGCCTGAGCATAGCCGTCAATTGCCCGAGGATATCAACCAGTTCGACTGGCAGACGTTCCAGCAGGAATACCGCGACTACATCGATCTGGCCAAAATGGCGCAGCTGGTACCCGGCATTGGCGCGGCCGTGGGCCTTGTGGTGAACTACCGGCTCGTGGGGCAGCTCGGCCGCACCGCCATGAACGCCTACCGGATGCGGTGGCTTGCCGAACAGAAGCGGCTGAGTTGA